One part of the Microbacterium aurugineum genome encodes these proteins:
- a CDS encoding PhzF family phenazine biosynthesis protein — protein sequence MPDHTQVLRYSAFAATPGGGNPAGVVLDASALDDDTMQRIAADVGFSETAFLVGTDSHDGAPRVRVRYWSPAAEVPFCGHATVATAVALAERDGPGTVVFDTAAGRVTLQSETDANGTVTVSFTSVEPEVRDLEVGVRDRLLALLGLLPSDLDPRFPVQEAFAGNWHPIVFLADRELFHQFRFAPADVAALMRDQGWLGTVTVLHADDPAEIEARNLFPVGRITEDPATGSAAAATGAYLRHRGVPLSTTRIRQGAHVGRPSELLVTIPERGGIVVSGGATRIE from the coding sequence ATGCCCGATCACACGCAGGTCCTGCGATACAGCGCCTTCGCGGCCACGCCCGGCGGCGGCAACCCCGCCGGAGTCGTCCTCGACGCATCCGCCCTCGACGACGACACGATGCAGCGGATCGCCGCGGACGTCGGGTTCTCCGAGACGGCGTTCCTGGTGGGCACCGACTCACACGACGGCGCACCTCGGGTTCGGGTGCGGTACTGGTCCCCGGCTGCAGAGGTGCCCTTCTGCGGTCATGCGACCGTGGCGACCGCGGTTGCTCTCGCTGAACGGGATGGGCCGGGAACCGTGGTCTTCGACACCGCGGCGGGGAGGGTGACGCTGCAGTCGGAGACGGATGCGAACGGAACCGTCACCGTGTCGTTCACGAGCGTGGAGCCGGAGGTGCGTGATCTCGAAGTGGGCGTGCGCGACCGGCTGCTGGCGCTGCTCGGGCTCCTCCCCTCCGACCTGGATCCGCGATTCCCGGTGCAGGAGGCGTTCGCGGGCAACTGGCATCCGATCGTCTTCCTGGCGGACCGGGAGCTGTTCCATCAGTTCCGCTTCGCCCCGGCCGACGTCGCCGCCCTCATGCGGGATCAGGGCTGGCTCGGGACAGTGACGGTGCTCCATGCCGACGACCCCGCCGAGATCGAGGCGAGGAACCTGTTCCCGGTCGGACGCATCACCGAGGATCCGGCTACCGGTTCCGCGGCCGCAGCGACGGGAGCGTATCTGAGGCACCGAGGTGTCCCCCTGTCCACGACACGCATCCGCCAGGGCGCGCACGTCGGGCGCCCCAGCGAACTCCTGGTCACGATCCCGGAGCGGGGCGGCATCGTCGTCTCCGGAGGCGCCACCCGCATCGAGTGA
- a CDS encoding VOC family protein — translation MPGLHHVELWIVDLDAVRSEWGWILSRLGFTRADAWTEGETWTGGGAYLTLTTSPNLSDAVHDRRRAGLNHLAFQGGARSDVDAIMAEAADRGWRPLYADRYPHAGGDQHYAGWLENASGFKIEVVAER, via the coding sequence ATGCCGGGACTCCATCACGTCGAGCTGTGGATCGTCGACCTCGATGCCGTTCGATCAGAGTGGGGCTGGATCCTCTCCAGGCTCGGTTTCACGAGGGCAGACGCGTGGACCGAGGGGGAAACCTGGACCGGTGGTGGCGCCTACCTCACCCTCACGACCTCGCCGAACCTCTCCGATGCGGTGCACGACCGCCGACGCGCGGGACTCAACCACCTCGCGTTCCAGGGTGGTGCCCGGAGCGATGTGGACGCGATCATGGCTGAGGCAGCCGACCGGGGTTGGCGCCCGCTCTACGCAGACCGCTACCCTCACGCGGGCGGAGACCAGCACTACGCCGGATGGCTCGAAAACGCCTCCGGGTTCAAGATCGAGGTGGTCGCGGAACGCTAG
- a CDS encoding response regulator transcription factor, which yields MSQDGRTIRLLIADDQALVRGALGALLDLEPDLDVIGMASEGAEAVRLATELRPDVCLMDIQMPGMDGVEATRRIREASAGTRVLVVTTFARPGYLRSALDAGASGFIVKDTPAEQLAEAVRRVHAGLRVLDPVLAADSLFEGANPLSDREQQVLRLAADGRSAAAIAAEVFLSAGTVRNHLSAAIGKTGAGNRAQAVQIALDKGWI from the coding sequence ATGTCGCAGGACGGCCGCACGATCCGTCTGCTGATCGCCGACGATCAGGCGCTGGTGCGCGGGGCGCTCGGAGCCCTGCTGGATCTGGAGCCCGACCTCGACGTGATCGGCATGGCCTCCGAGGGAGCAGAGGCGGTGCGGCTCGCGACGGAGCTGCGACCGGATGTGTGCCTGATGGACATCCAGATGCCGGGGATGGACGGTGTGGAGGCGACGCGCCGCATCCGCGAGGCGAGTGCCGGGACGCGGGTGCTCGTCGTCACGACCTTCGCCCGACCGGGCTACCTGCGCTCGGCGTTGGACGCCGGGGCGAGCGGCTTCATCGTGAAGGACACCCCGGCCGAACAGCTCGCGGAGGCTGTGCGTCGGGTGCATGCAGGGCTTCGCGTGCTCGATCCCGTGCTCGCGGCGGACAGCCTGTTCGAGGGAGCCAACCCGCTGAGCGATCGGGAGCAGCAGGTGCTCCGCCTCGCGGCGGACGGACGCTCAGCGGCGGCGATCGCCGCCGAGGTGTTCCTCTCCGCGGGCACGGTGCGCAACCACCTGTCCGCGGCGATCGGGAAGACCGGGGCGGGCAACCGGGCCCAGGCGGTGCAGATCGCACTCGACAAGGGATGGATCTGA
- a CDS encoding VOC family protein codes for MDWKIELIFVPVTDVDRSKAFYEKVGFHADWDQTPVEGLRFVQMTPPGSACSIAFGTGLGIDLEPGKQNTIQVVIPDADEALAHLKGLGVEARGVDELAWGRFVSFDDPDGNSWTLQELPDYGA; via the coding sequence ATGGACTGGAAGATCGAACTCATCTTCGTGCCGGTGACCGATGTGGACCGGTCGAAGGCCTTCTACGAAAAGGTCGGCTTCCACGCGGACTGGGACCAGACTCCGGTCGAAGGACTCCGCTTCGTGCAGATGACGCCGCCCGGATCGGCATGCTCGATCGCTTTCGGCACGGGGCTGGGCATCGACCTCGAGCCCGGGAAGCAGAACACGATCCAGGTCGTGATCCCGGATGCGGACGAGGCCCTTGCTCACCTGAAGGGGCTCGGTGTCGAGGCGCGAGGGGTCGACGAACTCGCGTGGGGGCGTTTCGTGTCCTTCGACGATCCCGACGGCAACTCCTGGACGCTGCAGGAGCTTCCCGACTACGGCGCCTAG
- a CDS encoding sensor histidine kinase produces the protein MTQHTNPDRPESPGPSHEAATFAAAGAAPAAWSAPGARRATGKDPWARFGWLMAVIWLVFLVYPVIALVHSEAAPAWVVVGWIALFVFVVLYITGFIHGMRGGGGLGRPPSRRQWTTFAALIGCALISVPAEGGSALSFLPFIMSFASYGLTRVWHWITTIGAVVVTVACVFLIPGGFTYLSVLAIVVLLGVVNTVSTWLIIRSAEAERLGLELATSEGREAVARDVHDLIGHSLTVVGLKAQLVRRLMDSDPERAKVELADIERLTAEAIAGVRSTVAGARATTLVEQLASSQDSFRAADIEVRVDGEPGALSPAQALTASWILREATTNTLRHSRARTVLVRLAPGRMIVEDDGVGISGSEGNGIHGMRERAAAAGAGFVIGPADASGGSGTRVEVTW, from the coding sequence ATGACGCAGCACACGAATCCGGATCGCCCGGAGTCACCGGGGCCCTCCCACGAAGCCGCGACCTTCGCGGCGGCGGGTGCGGCCCCGGCGGCCTGGTCGGCTCCCGGCGCACGCCGCGCCACCGGGAAGGACCCGTGGGCGCGGTTCGGCTGGCTGATGGCCGTGATCTGGCTCGTGTTCCTCGTGTACCCGGTCATAGCGCTGGTGCACTCCGAGGCGGCACCGGCCTGGGTCGTCGTCGGCTGGATCGCTCTGTTCGTCTTCGTCGTCCTCTACATCACCGGCTTCATCCACGGCATGCGCGGGGGCGGGGGACTGGGACGCCCACCGTCGAGGCGGCAGTGGACCACCTTCGCCGCGCTGATCGGTTGCGCGCTGATCTCCGTCCCGGCCGAGGGGGGATCGGCCCTGAGCTTCCTGCCGTTCATCATGTCGTTCGCCTCCTATGGCCTGACCCGTGTCTGGCACTGGATCACGACGATCGGCGCCGTCGTGGTCACCGTGGCCTGCGTCTTCCTCATCCCCGGCGGCTTCACCTACCTCTCCGTGCTTGCCATCGTGGTCCTGCTCGGTGTCGTGAACACCGTGTCGACCTGGCTCATCATCCGTTCCGCGGAGGCGGAGCGACTGGGCCTCGAGCTGGCGACCAGCGAAGGACGCGAAGCCGTCGCCCGCGATGTGCACGACCTGATCGGCCATTCGCTGACGGTCGTCGGGCTCAAGGCGCAGCTGGTGCGGCGCCTGATGGACTCCGATCCGGAGCGGGCGAAGGTTGAGCTCGCCGACATCGAGCGACTCACCGCCGAGGCGATCGCGGGTGTGCGCTCGACGGTGGCGGGAGCGCGTGCGACGACGCTCGTGGAGCAACTCGCGTCGTCGCAGGATTCCTTCCGCGCGGCCGACATCGAGGTGCGGGTCGACGGTGAGCCCGGCGCGCTGTCTCCCGCCCAGGCGCTCACCGCGAGTTGGATCCTGCGCGAGGCGACCACCAACACGCTCCGCCATTCGCGGGCGCGCACGGTGCTCGTACGACTCGCGCCCGGACGCATGATCGTGGAGGACGACGGGGTGGGCATCAGCGGGAGCGAAGGGAACGGCATCCACGGAATGCGCGAGCGCGCGGCGGCCGCGGGCGCAGGATTCGTCATCGGGCCGGCGGATGCCTCCGGAGGCTCCGGCACACGGGTGGAGGTGACGTGGTGA
- a CDS encoding ABC transporter permease, whose amino-acid sequence MLVSPTMLRIEGVRQLRNPYTLAFTLAMPVAMYLLFGAGMGYGSLSAGNGNVSFYVMTSMAAYGTAVAMSSLTSLAATEAKQGWGRQLAMTPLTTAGYAVTKLLTAVSFATLALLAVFTAGIMTGAQVEDAWRWVATAGIILGIGLIYGLFGLGVGLFFSSDSAAALASISMTFFAFFGNVFMPLDGVMLDIARFTPLYGFVALSRWPLTEGVLTTGQTDELWMLFLNVAVWLALFVLLVTMGIKRSRARQ is encoded by the coding sequence ATGCTCGTCTCACCCACCATGCTGCGCATCGAAGGCGTCCGCCAGCTGCGCAATCCCTACACGCTCGCGTTCACTCTGGCCATGCCGGTCGCGATGTACCTGCTGTTCGGTGCCGGGATGGGCTACGGCTCCCTGTCGGCCGGCAACGGCAACGTCTCGTTCTACGTGATGACGTCGATGGCCGCCTACGGCACCGCCGTGGCGATGAGTTCGCTCACCTCCCTCGCCGCGACCGAGGCGAAGCAGGGGTGGGGGCGCCAGCTGGCGATGACCCCGCTCACCACCGCCGGCTACGCGGTGACCAAGCTGCTCACCGCCGTCTCCTTCGCGACGCTGGCCCTGCTGGCGGTCTTCACCGCAGGCATCATGACAGGGGCACAGGTCGAGGATGCCTGGCGCTGGGTCGCGACCGCCGGCATCATCCTCGGGATCGGCTTGATCTACGGACTGTTCGGCCTCGGTGTCGGGCTCTTCTTCAGCTCGGACTCCGCGGCGGCGCTCGCCTCCATCTCGATGACGTTCTTCGCGTTCTTCGGCAACGTCTTCATGCCGCTCGACGGTGTGATGCTCGACATCGCTCGGTTCACCCCTCTGTACGGCTTCGTCGCGCTGAGTCGCTGGCCGCTCACGGAGGGCGTGCTCACCACGGGGCAGACCGACGAACTGTGGATGCTGTTCCTCAACGTCGCCGTGTGGCTCGCGCTGTTCGTCCTGCTGGTGACGATGGGAATCAAGCGCTCGCGGGCGCGCCAGTAG